One stretch of Chryseobacterium fluminis DNA includes these proteins:
- a CDS encoding RHS repeat-associated core domain-containing protein, which yields MVKRYSVEYTNNGTNYQFVSKINEYNSNSSTDAANPVTLNYPPLVNSSYAEYAAEPDPFTDVKLIGDFNGDSYLDFLMNNGTVKLGAFNESFTAISTGKTFAGNAKLVSTLLDEEGQVYNGNGIVEYKNQRIFGYIFRNNTFEKVFEKNLANTAYAGFDDNVKIEVGDFDGDGIPDVFIDDGAPPGFNSRGIIDLKNPSTLHSSIVSLINDSSYPDQKYMDIDGDGKVKIISVGGSRYTVFEFVKINTNQYEKKIRFSGNLLETKEPEFPVLFGDYNGDGKVDFAIPITDNAVGKPDDWRFYIGTEKGFTPFLKKEFFTYRKFQKEMTGNYAKFTKEYFFSVTDMNKDGKSDIVQVFSYNQINTFNTNYRNFGYVVNAKMASGSELNGTPNFGAGWTFQSPQYQVQDIFDLTLFTPVTNSIKSGNNYYNVFLYWKQHLKKIKGPTPLSELARVSSITQGGVTTSIKYLEAVPNNPVLPNFYKKEKKELYPYYSLTRADHAYAVSQLAEEGRKQDFRYKGLTGNMHGKKMLGYLQTARSSWYADGFENTKIWSGSEIDPLLDGAPVKQWSIRTNNENNIFPSDISENNAQLLSFESVSYKTDKLLNGQVVTTIPAVYTNWIVTASVPKATKTKDFLTGTLTEKIITYGSYYLPYRTVTSINNGYSVSSAEFNYQHNIGGTGKNYYIGRPVSKLEKAEAYNDTQSDLTTYTYDNNLLKSSTFSPGANMSNSIVEEYSYDGFGNIILKNTKSALDGNSRTESAEYDPQGRYVIKKTDHLGLQTVYQYNTLGLVLNETDPDGNTVTNTYDHWGKLLTSTSSLLGTTTLQYNRDSGYNATVTQNNPDGDISRIFTNKLGQEYKMSTKAFAQGQYISRESQYDILGRKLKVSEPYFEGQAASQWNTFLYDDNVFPAKVTFTGFNGKQTETTVSGFTTSVKETHPADYGRITSRTIDALGNIISSTDPGGTVQFTYNAAGQQIKAQYEDHIVTTKYDDWGNKIMVNDPSNGEYIYEYGGFMGALLKVKSPKGEKNYQYNSLGQLTLQKEVSSTGDETDKVINFSYNNKGRLAFKKGTSNGKDYSYNITYDPQGKEIAVYQQNPEAKFSQKNTIYDNKGRVISYEKEIESSGAITTASIKNVYSAWNGELYQVKDNKSGKILWELKETNAKGLVIRSKLGAADIVNAYDANGLLTHINHSSSLKPNILKISYSFDAIRNELRYRKTEGNFDIKENFEYDDNNRLANWTDPITGILPSGIRNIYDKKGRILENDQVGIVNFENSAKIYQPTGLTLNAAGTQNYNNDLIQSIIYNENNDPVFIDGEKGDVAFRYGLTAMRQRVTYGGQFSRDEDGRYTKIYSEDGSFEIIKDNKTGSDKHIIYIGANPYESNIVYLKNYDQSSGSFLFLHKDYLGSILAISEETGTKLEQRHFDAWGNFTHLKIKDGPVALGSSIPAAIEAFGSLYIDRGYTSHEHFMEVGIIHMNGRLYDPLLRRFLNADENIQDPFNTQFYNKYGYVVNNPLMYADPNGEFAWIVVGAVIGAYVTGAKANGSWNPVEWNWGATWGKIVMGGAIGAFTGGVGAAVGASAATFAAASWGIQGGLLGGAIAGVSGGAVAGALSGFATSVMFGENVLQGTLMGGLSGAVIGGVVGGVTGAVQQALRNVQAATTGAPKGTILKGVPVEAGRSPWTLNNTPKTATVGLTPKGKTLTIGDIDIATDIQIGTKYNPVTESYETITIEGPASTNNGQYTKTVNNEGTSVKISKGALVQANRTAGNAFRDELADALRAEGKVVKTEVYKKTPYGKRYMDIQVKMPNGKSAGIETKVGGSRYHTLQKLKDDWLRANGYPVQVVRKK from the coding sequence TCAGGTTTATAATGGCAATGGTATTGTTGAATACAAAAATCAAAGAATTTTTGGCTATATTTTTAGAAATAATACTTTTGAAAAAGTATTTGAAAAAAACCTGGCAAATACAGCTTATGCAGGATTTGATGATAACGTCAAAATCGAGGTAGGTGATTTTGACGGGGATGGGATACCTGATGTTTTTATCGATGATGGAGCTCCTCCCGGTTTTAATTCAAGAGGTATCATAGACCTTAAAAATCCAAGTACGTTACATTCTTCTATTGTTTCTCTTATTAACGATAGTTCATATCCTGACCAGAAATATATGGATATTGATGGAGACGGTAAAGTTAAGATTATTAGTGTCGGGGGTTCTCGATATACTGTCTTTGAATTTGTCAAGATTAATACCAATCAGTATGAGAAAAAAATTCGGTTTTCAGGGAACCTGCTTGAAACGAAGGAACCTGAATTTCCGGTATTGTTTGGAGATTATAATGGCGATGGTAAGGTAGACTTTGCCATTCCTATTACCGACAATGCCGTAGGTAAGCCTGATGACTGGAGATTTTACATCGGAACAGAGAAAGGATTTACCCCTTTCCTGAAGAAAGAATTTTTTACCTACAGGAAGTTTCAAAAAGAAATGACCGGTAATTATGCAAAATTTACCAAAGAATATTTCTTTTCAGTAACCGATATGAATAAGGATGGAAAATCTGATATTGTTCAGGTATTCTCCTATAATCAGATCAATACGTTCAATACCAATTACAGGAATTTCGGATATGTAGTCAATGCTAAAATGGCCAGTGGATCTGAACTTAACGGAACTCCCAATTTCGGTGCCGGATGGACATTTCAAAGTCCACAATATCAGGTACAGGATATTTTTGATCTTACCCTGTTTACACCGGTTACCAACTCTATTAAATCAGGAAATAATTATTACAATGTCTTCCTGTATTGGAAACAACATCTTAAAAAAATAAAAGGTCCCACTCCTCTTTCCGAATTGGCAAGAGTAAGCTCCATTACCCAGGGAGGGGTCACGACTTCGATAAAATACCTTGAAGCGGTACCAAACAATCCGGTGCTTCCCAATTTTTATAAGAAAGAAAAAAAAGAACTGTATCCATATTATTCCCTTACTAGAGCGGACCATGCGTATGCTGTATCGCAACTCGCAGAAGAAGGCAGGAAACAGGATTTCCGTTATAAAGGTCTTACCGGGAATATGCACGGGAAAAAAATGTTGGGTTATCTGCAGACCGCCCGCTCTTCATGGTATGCGGACGGGTTCGAAAATACTAAGATCTGGTCAGGATCAGAAATTGATCCCCTTCTGGACGGAGCCCCGGTAAAACAATGGAGCATCAGGACCAATAATGAAAATAATATTTTCCCTTCTGATATTTCAGAAAATAACGCCCAGCTGCTGAGCTTTGAGTCGGTATCCTATAAAACAGATAAACTCCTGAACGGACAGGTAGTGACCACGATCCCTGCGGTATATACGAACTGGATCGTGACCGCTTCGGTGCCTAAGGCTACAAAAACCAAAGATTTTCTGACCGGAACCCTGACAGAAAAAATAATTACATATGGAAGTTATTATCTTCCTTATCGTACCGTAACTTCCATAAATAACGGATACTCCGTGTCTTCAGCTGAATTTAACTATCAGCATAACATCGGCGGAACAGGAAAAAACTATTATATAGGAAGACCTGTAAGCAAGCTTGAAAAAGCTGAAGCTTATAATGATACTCAAAGCGATCTGACCACCTACACTTATGATAACAACCTTTTAAAAAGCAGCACATTTTCTCCCGGAGCTAATATGAGCAATTCTATTGTAGAGGAATATTCTTATGATGGATTCGGAAATATTATTTTAAAAAATACAAAGTCTGCTTTAGACGGAAATTCACGAACGGAATCTGCTGAATATGATCCACAGGGCAGATACGTTATTAAGAAAACAGATCACCTTGGACTGCAAACTGTTTATCAATATAATACCCTGGGACTTGTATTGAATGAGACTGACCCTGACGGCAATACGGTTACCAATACGTATGATCATTGGGGTAAATTACTAACCAGTACATCCAGTCTTTTAGGCACTACTACCTTACAATATAACAGAGACAGCGGATATAATGCTACTGTTACACAGAACAACCCTGATGGTGATATTTCCAGGATTTTCACTAATAAACTGGGCCAGGAATATAAAATGAGTACCAAAGCTTTTGCACAGGGCCAGTATATATCCAGGGAATCGCAGTATGATATCTTAGGCAGAAAACTAAAAGTCTCGGAACCTTATTTTGAAGGACAGGCGGCCAGCCAGTGGAATACTTTCCTGTATGATGACAACGTATTTCCTGCTAAGGTAACTTTTACAGGTTTTAACGGAAAACAGACGGAAACTACCGTGTCAGGATTTACCACCAGCGTCAAAGAAACACATCCTGCTGACTACGGGAGGATAACCTCCCGGACGATTGATGCTCTGGGAAACATCATTTCATCTACAGACCCGGGCGGAACCGTACAGTTTACCTATAACGCAGCTGGTCAGCAAATTAAAGCGCAGTATGAAGATCATATTGTAACTACAAAATATGATGACTGGGGGAATAAGATAATGGTAAATGACCCCTCCAATGGCGAGTATATTTACGAATATGGAGGATTTATGGGGGCTTTGTTAAAGGTAAAAAGTCCTAAAGGAGAGAAAAACTATCAATACAACAGCTTAGGGCAGCTTACCCTTCAAAAAGAGGTTTCAAGCACAGGAGATGAAACCGATAAGGTCATTAATTTTTCTTACAATAATAAAGGAAGGCTTGCTTTCAAAAAGGGAACATCCAATGGGAAAGACTACAGTTACAATATTACCTATGATCCCCAGGGAAAGGAAATTGCAGTCTACCAGCAAAATCCGGAAGCTAAATTTTCCCAGAAGAATACTATTTATGATAACAAGGGACGAGTAATTTCCTATGAGAAGGAAATTGAATCTTCAGGGGCTATTACCACGGCTTCTATTAAAAATGTCTACAGTGCCTGGAATGGGGAGCTATATCAGGTTAAAGATAATAAATCCGGAAAAATACTTTGGGAGCTGAAAGAAACCAATGCCAAAGGACTGGTCATAAGGTCAAAATTAGGGGCAGCAGATATTGTTAATGCCTACGATGCAAATGGATTACTGACCCATATTAATCATTCATCTTCACTGAAGCCGAATATTTTAAAAATTTCCTATTCTTTTGATGCTATCAGAAATGAGCTCAGATACAGGAAAACGGAGGGCAATTTTGATATTAAGGAAAACTTCGAGTATGATGATAATAACAGGCTCGCCAACTGGACCGATCCAATAACCGGCATCTTGCCATCGGGCATTAGAAATATCTATGATAAAAAAGGCCGAATTTTAGAAAATGACCAGGTAGGAATTGTAAATTTCGAGAATTCAGCTAAAATTTATCAACCCACGGGACTGACCCTGAATGCTGCCGGAACTCAGAACTATAATAATGATTTGATTCAAAGCATTATCTATAATGAAAATAATGATCCGGTATTTATAGACGGAGAAAAAGGAGATGTCGCTTTCCGCTACGGTTTAACGGCCATGAGACAAAGAGTGACGTATGGAGGACAGTTTAGTAGGGATGAAGATGGAAGATATACAAAAATATACAGTGAAGACGGAAGTTTTGAGATCATAAAAGATAATAAGACCGGGAGCGATAAGCACATTATTTACATAGGGGCAAACCCATATGAAAGTAATATTGTATATTTAAAAAATTATGATCAGAGCAGCGGATCCTTTTTATTTCTGCATAAAGATTATCTCGGAAGTATTCTGGCCATCAGTGAGGAAACGGGAACCAAACTTGAACAAAGGCATTTTGATGCGTGGGGAAATTTTACCCATCTGAAAATAAAGGATGGTCCTGTAGCTTTGGGAAGTTCCATTCCGGCGGCTATAGAAGCTTTCGGCAGCCTGTATATCGACCGGGGTTATACTTCTCATGAGCATTTTATGGAGGTGGGAATCATCCATATGAATGGCAGGCTTTACGATCCGCTCCTGAGACGATTTCTGAATGCTGACGAGAATATACAGGATCCGTTCAATACCCAGTTTTATAATAAATACGGATATGTAGTTAATAATCCTCTCATGTATGCTGATCCGAATGGTGAGTTTGCATGGATTGTTGTAGGAGCGGTGATAGGCGCTTATGTCACAGGGGCAAAAGCCAATGGTTCGTGGAATCCGGTAGAATGGAATTGGGGAGCCACCTGGGGTAAAATTGTAATGGGTGGTGCTATTGGTGCATTTACCGGTGGTGTAGGAGCTGCAGTAGGCGCTTCAGCGGCCACATTTGCTGCTGCAAGCTGGGGTATTCAGGGCGGTCTACTCGGCGGAGCTATTGCAGGGGTTTCAGGAGGTGCTGTGGCAGGTGCGCTCAGTGGATTTGCAACCTCGGTCATGTTTGGTGAAAATGTACTGCAAGGTACCCTTATGGGCGGGTTATCAGGAGCTGTAATAGGAGGTGTTGTCGGAGGAGTCACCGGAGCGGTTCAACAGGCATTAAGGAATGTACAGGCCGCTACTACAGGAGCGCCAAAAGGAACAATTTTAAAAGGTGTTCCTGTTGAAGCAGGAAGAAGCCCGTGGACCTTAAACAATACTCCCAAAACAGCTACTGTTGGCCTTACACCTAAGGGAAAAACGTTAACAATTGGGGACATAGATATTGCTACTGATATACAAATCGGTACCAAGTATAACCCGGTAACTGAAAGTTATGAAACAATCACCATTGAAGGTCCTGCGTCCACTAACAATGGGCAATATACAAAGACGGTAAATAATGAAGGAACATCAGTAAAAATAAGTAAAGGAGCTTTAGTTCAGGCTAATAGAACTGCGGGAAATGCCTTTAGAGATGAATTGGCTGATGCATTGAGAGCAGAAGGAAAAGTAGTAAAGACAGAAGTTTATAAGAAAACTCCATATGGAAAGCGGTATATGGACATACAAGTTAAGATGCCTAATGGTAAGTCAGCAGGAATTGAAACCAAAGTTGGAGGATCTAGATATCACACCTTACAGAAGTTGAAGGATGATTGGCTGAGAGCTAATGGCTATCCCGTGCAAGTTGTTAGAAAAAAATAA
- a CDS encoding DUF4304 domain-containing protein, with protein sequence MDNFKEIIKEIAPFLKEKGFKKKGNTFFINLNKNYGIINLQKSQDSNKDEIKFTINFGVYSDLLGQIVDFDYDSSEVPDVWSCQWQVRIGDFMPNLPDFWWKVQVGDDLSEVISDIIYNMQKIILPEIGKRLTDEELMNSLVKGDFTESTAIETFKYLTIFLKAKGDIKDLDDVVEKFMQGPDGQKYYDIATEHLEDIDYNYIKK encoded by the coding sequence ATGGACAATTTTAAGGAAATTATTAAGGAGATTGCACCATTTCTTAAAGAAAAAGGATTCAAGAAGAAAGGAAATACTTTTTTTATAAATCTCAATAAAAATTATGGGATTATAAATTTACAAAAAAGCCAAGACAGCAATAAAGATGAGATAAAATTTACGATTAATTTTGGTGTTTATTCAGATCTTTTAGGCCAAATAGTAGATTTTGATTATGATAGTTCAGAGGTGCCAGATGTATGGTCATGCCAATGGCAGGTTAGAATTGGAGACTTTATGCCAAATCTACCAGATTTTTGGTGGAAAGTTCAGGTTGGTGATGATTTGAGTGAAGTTATTTCAGATATAATATATAATATGCAAAAAATTATATTACCTGAAATTGGTAAGCGCTTGACGGATGAAGAGCTTATGAATAGTTTGGTAAAAGGAGATTTTACTGAATCAACAGCTATCGAAACATTTAAATATCTAACCATATTCTTGAAAGCTAAAGGAGATATTAAAGACCTGGATGACGTAGTGGAAAAATTTATGCAGGGACCGGACGGTCAGAAATACTATGATATTGCTACGGAGCATTTGGAGGACATTGATTATAACTATATAAAAAAATAA
- a CDS encoding DUF4304 domain-containing protein: protein MNSKEFKNIFGNMAKENGFLKAFSGWYKESPECIAILELQKSNFGDYYMLNIKIFIQGSFDRTYSPTKELIKSPLGHVNANETDEYRSIFNFDQPIDDSLRIERLRELFKNHIVPFTTKTSTRAGIKELESKRQISILPVVKKELEKLMN from the coding sequence GTGAATAGTAAAGAATTTAAGAACATATTCGGTAATATGGCTAAAGAAAATGGTTTTTTAAAAGCATTTAGCGGTTGGTATAAAGAAAGCCCGGAATGTATCGCAATACTTGAATTGCAAAAATCAAATTTTGGAGATTATTATATGCTTAATATAAAAATTTTTATACAAGGTTCTTTTGACAGAACTTATTCTCCTACAAAAGAATTAATTAAAAGTCCGCTAGGTCACGTTAATGCAAATGAAACTGATGAGTATAGAAGTATATTTAACTTTGATCAGCCAATAGATGATTCTTTAAGAATTGAAAGATTAAGAGAATTATTTAAAAATCATATTGTTCCGTTTACTACAAAAACTTCAACAAGAGCAGGTATAAAGGAATTAGAGTCGAAAAGGCAAATATCCATTCTCCCGGTAGTAAAAAAGGAACTGGAAAAACTCATGAACTAG
- a CDS encoding DUF4304 domain-containing protein yields MNIFKELIKAITPFLQENGYRKKGSTFYIKSNKNYGIVNFQRSQNMAPEIVKFTINLGIYSDVLGKITDWNYDTMAVPEVSSCHWQSRIGCFRPEKQDYWWEIRAGDSLQTAILDVKDNIQNIIIPEISKRISDEDLMNRLLNNEFMGSTNLNHFKYLTLFLKEKGDIESLDDVVHKFMQGPDGKKCYDVAMEHLEDINYNYIKNDPQN; encoded by the coding sequence ATGAATATTTTTAAAGAACTTATAAAAGCAATTACCCCATTTCTGCAAGAAAATGGATACCGTAAAAAAGGGAGTACTTTCTACATAAAGTCAAACAAGAATTATGGAATTGTGAACTTTCAAAGGAGCCAGAATATGGCTCCAGAAATAGTGAAATTTACCATTAATTTGGGGATTTATTCTGATGTCTTGGGCAAAATCACAGATTGGAATTATGATACTATGGCAGTACCGGAAGTTTCCTCATGTCACTGGCAATCCAGAATCGGATGCTTTAGACCAGAAAAACAGGATTACTGGTGGGAAATTCGAGCAGGAGATAGTCTACAAACTGCAATTTTAGATGTAAAAGATAATATTCAAAATATCATAATACCTGAAATAAGTAAGCGTATATCCGATGAAGATCTTATGAATAGGTTACTTAATAATGAATTTATGGGATCGACCAATCTAAACCATTTTAAATATCTAACCCTATTTTTGAAAGAAAAAGGAGATATTGAATCCCTGGATGATGTAGTACACAAGTTTATGCAGGGACCGGACGGCAAGAAATGCTATGATGTTGCTATGGAACATCTGGAGGACATTAATTATAACTATATAAAAAACGACCCACAGAATTAG
- a CDS encoding YfbM family protein, with the protein MACLGVLFSLDEQTVLKLKSFKSDDDRLEFLQQDIESSFMENEPERFAELDQAWDGLHRSLTDGKAEWDNGTFPLNHIILGGQRIYHKDDYIMSLKTPKQVLEIANAVEKLSKDDLKTGYHKILPDDTDYGEFLSEEDFEYTWKWFKNSVEFWKKAAAEERFVLFTADQ; encoded by the coding sequence ATGGCTTGCTTAGGAGTACTTTTTTCGCTTGACGAACAAACAGTCTTAAAACTAAAATCTTTTAAGTCTGACGACGACAGGCTGGAATTTCTGCAACAAGATATTGAAAGTTCATTCATGGAAAATGAGCCTGAAAGATTTGCAGAGCTTGACCAGGCTTGGGATGGGTTGCACAGAAGTTTAACAGACGGAAAAGCTGAGTGGGATAATGGAACCTTTCCACTAAACCACATCATTTTAGGAGGACAAAGAATTTATCATAAAGATGACTATATTATGTCTTTAAAAACGCCAAAACAAGTTTTAGAAATAGCCAATGCTGTTGAAAAACTCTCCAAAGATGATTTAAAAACCGGTTACCATAAAATTCTTCCGGACGATACGGATTATGGAGAATTTTTAAGTGAAGAAGATTTTGAATATACATGGAAGTGGTTTAAAAACTCTGTGGAATTTTGGAAAAAGGCAGCCGCTGAAGAGCGTTTTGTATTGTTTACTGCCGATCAATAA
- a CDS encoding ATP-grasp domain-containing protein yields the protein MKSNNRVAVLYQSQAPPPKNGITKPMKAGGYADSGADIAFSLRRHQTEIVTPSEAPSVNHDLDWVFPDTREGIQLAIEKGANVIWLNTVLYAGHPIENFTDMDISVVGQIPRNVDIYDDKLVTNQLLKKHHLPIPRSVMITADNATDFHLEFPYPVVAKPIRGRGSQGVTLVQSREQLAIILGEMLGSKDYGHAIYAEEFLSGEELTVTVMTPGKYSINKQWIDKTGYWSLPPVRRFNHQNGIAPYNGTVAVIHNSEVLTENQLEKTEIKQLLKECELAASLVNAKAPIRIDCRADCDGNYFLFDLNMKPNMTGASRPHRQDQDSLTAIAARKIGWSFDDLILNMLNQKWKL from the coding sequence ATGAAATCGAATAATAGAGTAGCGGTACTGTATCAGTCACAGGCTCCTCCTCCAAAAAACGGAATTACTAAACCGATGAAGGCGGGAGGCTATGCAGACAGCGGTGCCGACATTGCGTTCTCCCTAAGACGCCACCAAACAGAAATCGTAACTCCATCAGAAGCTCCGTCAGTAAATCATGATCTGGACTGGGTATTTCCGGACACGCGAGAAGGAATACAGCTTGCGATAGAAAAGGGGGCAAATGTCATTTGGCTCAACACGGTTTTATATGCCGGGCACCCGATTGAAAATTTTACTGACATGGATATTTCTGTTGTCGGGCAAATTCCCCGAAATGTGGATATTTATGATGACAAACTGGTGACCAATCAACTCCTGAAAAAACACCATCTTCCAATTCCCCGATCGGTAATGATCACCGCTGACAATGCGACTGATTTTCACCTGGAATTCCCGTATCCCGTTGTTGCAAAGCCTATCAGAGGACGGGGAAGTCAGGGCGTCACGCTGGTGCAAAGCAGGGAACAGCTTGCGATAATTCTTGGTGAGATGTTAGGATCCAAAGATTACGGTCATGCGATTTATGCAGAAGAATTTCTTTCCGGAGAAGAACTTACGGTTACGGTAATGACGCCGGGAAAATATAGTATCAACAAGCAATGGATCGATAAAACAGGATATTGGTCATTACCCCCGGTACGGAGATTCAATCACCAAAACGGAATTGCACCTTATAACGGAACAGTCGCTGTGATACATAACAGCGAGGTACTTACTGAAAATCAGCTTGAAAAGACTGAAATCAAGCAGTTGTTAAAAGAATGTGAGCTCGCTGCTTCCCTTGTGAATGCCAAAGCACCGATCAGGATAGATTGCAGGGCAGACTGTGACGGCAACTATTTTTTGTTTGATCTCAATATGAAGCCCAATATGACGGGAGCCTCCAGACCCCACCGGCAGGATCAGGATAGTCTTACGGCGATAGCAGCCCGAAAAATAGGATGGAGTTTTGATGATTTAATTTTGAATATGCTGAATCAGAAATGGAAACTGTAG
- a CDS encoding 3'-5' exonuclease codes for MKFSSDLVIYDLEGSCRTFGKNEIHETNIIEIGAVKLDRKTFEIKSEFSILIKPKHFPILPEITNITNITNEMVENEKYFDEAILLFLDWYGEKNKSTLAGWGLYYDLPLLRKEFTEFGLDYNTYFVGGGFDIRALGVYWLAKKNISTSGISLERVLEKMNLKVDFKFHRALDDAKATALILQQILNER; via the coding sequence ATGAAATTTTCAAGTGACCTGGTCATTTATGATTTGGAAGGAAGTTGCAGAACTTTTGGAAAAAATGAAATACATGAAACGAATATAATCGAGATCGGAGCTGTAAAATTAGACAGAAAAACCTTTGAAATAAAAAGCGAATTTTCAATTTTAATAAAACCCAAACATTTTCCAATCCTTCCTGAAATCACAAATATTACGAACATTACCAATGAAATGGTTGAAAATGAAAAGTATTTTGATGAAGCCATTCTTCTGTTTTTAGATTGGTACGGAGAAAAAAACAAATCAACTTTAGCAGGTTGGGGATTGTACTACGACTTACCGCTTTTACGGAAAGAGTTTACCGAATTCGGATTGGATTATAATACCTATTTTGTGGGTGGAGGTTTTGACATCAGAGCATTGGGGGTCTATTGGCTGGCCAAAAAAAATATCTCTACATCCGGGATTTCATTAGAACGGGTTTTGGAAAAAATGAATCTGAAAGTAGATTTCAAATTTCACAGGGCATTGGATGATGCAAAAGCAACAGCATTGATATTACAGCAAATTCTTAATGAAAGATAA
- the gntA gene encoding guanitoxin biosynthesis heme-dependent pre-guanitoxin N-hydroxylase GntA, which yields MTPITSQPKNTFENDQGVIDEFKSFVDQVSFPCVAAKAALQKDQMKIFSAGHIACPRKDREILDFIHTFVDQYRTAENHFHTVCIIFPEATDLSEEMFDRFMWMRLQALSDLDAEMYPYDGRVNPDPQSDEFSFSLKEEAFFVIGLNPESSRPARRFKYPTLVFNPHAQFEELRALKRYDKMKNIVRKKDVALSGSINPMLNDFGDSSEVYQYSGLRYDHNWQCPFKYKNI from the coding sequence ATGACACCAATTACATCACAACCTAAAAATACCTTTGAAAATGACCAGGGAGTTATAGACGAGTTCAAATCATTTGTAGACCAAGTCTCTTTCCCATGCGTAGCTGCGAAAGCTGCCCTTCAAAAAGATCAGATGAAAATTTTCTCTGCCGGTCATATCGCCTGTCCCAGAAAAGACAGGGAAATTCTGGATTTTATCCACACATTTGTAGATCAGTACCGCACTGCTGAAAATCACTTCCACACCGTCTGTATCATTTTTCCTGAGGCCACAGATCTGAGCGAAGAAATGTTCGACCGCTTTATGTGGATGCGTCTGCAGGCATTATCTGACCTGGATGCAGAAATGTATCCGTATGATGGCAGGGTTAATCCTGATCCGCAGTCAGATGAGTTCAGCTTCAGCTTAAAGGAAGAAGCCTTCTTTGTGATAGGCCTCAATCCGGAAAGCAGCAGACCGGCAAGACGTTTTAAATATCCGACTCTGGTTTTTAATCCCCATGCCCAGTTCGAGGAGCTAAGAGCGCTGAAGCGATATGACAAAATGAAAAATATCGTACGGAAAAAAGATGTAGCTTTGAGCGGATCTATCAATCCCATGCTGAATGATTTCGGGGATTCCAGTGAAGTGTATCAGTATAGCGGATTAAGATATGATCATAACTGGCAATGTCCATTTAAATATAAAAATATATGA
- a CDS encoding urea carboxylase-associated family protein: MNTIPPRSGTAFVLKKGQRVKITDIQGEQVSDFICFNEHDTKEYLSSGRTIDYAETIFLTTGDPFYSNRSNIMFNIIEDTVGRHDFLLTPCSADTFRIIYGDQNPHRGCFGNLCEALSPYHIQPDDIPICFNIFMHVAVDGDSGKISVLPPKSKAGDHIVIEAEMDLIIGMTACSAEMSNNHSFKPIGYQIETT, encoded by the coding sequence ATGAATACAATACCTCCAAGGAGTGGTACCGCATTTGTCCTCAAAAAAGGACAACGGGTAAAAATTACTGATATACAGGGTGAGCAGGTTTCTGATTTTATCTGCTTTAACGAGCACGACACAAAGGAATACCTGTCATCCGGAAGAACCATCGATTATGCCGAAACAATTTTCCTGACCACAGGTGATCCGTTTTATTCCAACCGGAGTAATATTATGTTCAATATTATTGAAGATACGGTAGGCCGTCATGACTTTTTACTGACTCCCTGCAGTGCTGATACATTCAGAATTATTTATGGAGATCAGAATCCGCACCGGGGCTGTTTCGGAAATTTATGTGAAGCGTTATCACCTTATCACATACAACCTGATGATATACCGATATGCTTTAATATATTCATGCACGTTGCTGTTGACGGTGACAGTGGTAAAATATCTGTTTTGCCGCCTAAGAGTAAAGCCGGAGATCATATCGTTATTGAAGCCGAGATGGACCTTATTATCGGAATGACTGCCTGTTCTGCTGAAATGTCGAACAATCATTCGTTTAAACCGATCGGCTACCAGATTGAAACGACCTGA